In the Bordetella genomosp. 10 genome, one interval contains:
- a CDS encoding aspartate aminotransferase family protein, with protein sequence MTAAPSTTASLLARRARVLGPAYRLFYDDPVHLVRGEGVWLHDADGKRYLDAYNNVACVGHAHPRVVQAIARQAAVLNTHTRYLHEGVVDYAERLLRTAPGMDHAMFTCTGSEANDLALRIARAHTQAQGLIVTDNAYHGVTAAIAEASPSLGRYIKLGPAVRTVAPPDTRHGDAAAVGARFAQSVREAAADLRAHGLAPAALLVDTIFSTDGIHADPAGFLAPAVQAIHEEGGLFIADEVQPGFGRGGDTFWGYQRHGVAPDLVTMGKPMGNGHPVAGLMTRADVLAAFGRECRYFNTFGGNPVSMAAAGAVLDVIEDEGLRENARVVGDYLRARLRELSARHPVVADVRGAGLFVGLELSEERSEGPDRAPATDLAARVVNGLRRQGILLSATGAAGNVLKIRPPLVFQREHADLLADGIGAALAACGA encoded by the coding sequence ATGACCGCCGCCCCATCCACGACCGCCAGCCTGCTCGCGCGCCGGGCGCGCGTGCTCGGCCCCGCCTACCGCCTGTTCTACGACGACCCCGTGCACCTGGTGCGCGGCGAAGGCGTATGGCTGCACGACGCCGACGGCAAGCGCTACCTGGACGCCTACAACAATGTCGCCTGCGTGGGCCACGCGCATCCCCGCGTCGTGCAGGCCATCGCGCGGCAGGCCGCCGTGCTCAACACGCACACCCGCTATCTGCACGAGGGCGTGGTGGACTATGCCGAACGCCTGCTGCGCACGGCGCCGGGCATGGACCACGCCATGTTCACCTGCACCGGCAGCGAGGCCAACGACCTGGCGCTGCGCATCGCGCGCGCGCATACGCAGGCCCAGGGCTTGATCGTGACCGACAACGCCTACCACGGCGTGACCGCCGCCATCGCGGAAGCCTCGCCCTCGCTGGGCCGCTATATCAAGCTGGGGCCGGCCGTCAGGACGGTGGCCCCGCCCGACACCCGCCATGGCGATGCGGCCGCGGTCGGCGCGCGCTTCGCCCAATCCGTGCGGGAAGCGGCCGCCGACCTGCGCGCCCACGGCCTGGCGCCGGCCGCGCTGCTGGTCGACACCATATTCTCTACCGACGGCATCCACGCCGACCCGGCCGGCTTCCTGGCGCCGGCGGTGCAAGCCATCCATGAGGAAGGCGGCCTGTTCATCGCCGACGAGGTCCAACCGGGCTTCGGCCGCGGCGGCGACACCTTCTGGGGCTATCAGCGCCATGGCGTGGCGCCCGACCTCGTCACCATGGGCAAGCCCATGGGCAACGGCCATCCGGTGGCGGGGCTGATGACCCGCGCCGACGTGCTCGCCGCCTTCGGGCGCGAGTGCCGGTATTTCAACACCTTCGGCGGCAACCCCGTCTCCATGGCCGCCGCCGGCGCCGTGCTGGACGTCATCGAGGACGAGGGCCTGCGGGAGAACGCGCGCGTCGTGGGGGACTATCTGCGCGCGCGCCTGCGCGAGCTGTCGGCGCGCCATCCGGTCGTCGCCGATGTGCGTGGCGCGGGCCTGTTCGTGGGGCTGGAACTGAGCGAAGAACGGAGCGAGGGCCCGGACCGCGCGCCCGCCACCGACCTGGCCGCCCGCGTGGTCAACGGCCTGCGCCGGCAGGGGATACTTCTCAGCGCCACCGGGGCGGCCGGCAACGTGCTCAAGATACGGCCGCCGCTGGTCTTCCAGCGCGAGCACGCGGACCTGCTGGCCGACGGCATCGGCGCGGCGCTGGCGGCCTGCGGGGCCTGA
- the nagZ gene encoding beta-N-acetylhexosaminidase, translated as MSRKKKKSLPPGPVMVDVAGATLTKQEKKRLRHPLVGGVILFARNFQDRRALCELTEAIHEARDEPLLIAVDHEGGRVQRFRSDGFTALPPMRRLGEIWNRDPLVAMRAASDVGYVLAAELRACGVDLSFTPVLDLDYGISKVIGDRAFHRDPRVVAMLSRALIQGLGLAGMASCGKHFPGHGFVSADSHHDIPVDPRSLERILHEDAAPYGWLGDNVLSSVMPAHVIYPKVDKHPAGFSRRWVGEILRDRLHYDGVVFSDDLTMEGASVAGDILARAEAALHAGCDMVLVCNRPDLADELLERLSWEPDERSVERIRHLMPRFRAPRWDALQAERRYQHARSSLQSEIVSG; from the coding sequence ATGTCCCGCAAGAAAAAGAAATCGCTGCCGCCCGGTCCCGTCATGGTCGACGTCGCCGGCGCCACGCTGACCAAGCAGGAGAAGAAACGCCTGCGCCATCCGCTGGTGGGCGGCGTCATCCTGTTCGCCCGCAATTTCCAGGACCGCCGCGCGCTGTGCGAGCTGACCGAGGCCATCCACGAGGCGCGCGACGAACCGCTGCTGATCGCGGTAGACCACGAGGGCGGCCGGGTGCAGCGCTTCCGCAGCGACGGCTTCACGGCGCTGCCGCCCATGCGCCGCCTGGGCGAGATCTGGAACCGCGATCCGCTGGTGGCCATGCGGGCGGCGTCCGACGTCGGCTATGTCCTGGCCGCCGAACTGCGCGCCTGCGGCGTGGATCTCAGCTTCACGCCGGTGCTGGACCTGGACTACGGCATCAGCAAGGTGATCGGCGACCGCGCCTTCCATCGCGATCCGCGCGTGGTGGCCATGCTGTCGCGCGCGCTGATCCAGGGCCTGGGCCTGGCCGGCATGGCGTCCTGCGGCAAGCACTTCCCGGGCCACGGTTTCGTCAGCGCCGATTCGCACCACGACATCCCGGTCGATCCGCGCAGCCTGGAACGCATCCTGCACGAGGACGCCGCGCCCTACGGCTGGCTGGGCGACAACGTGCTGAGCTCGGTGATGCCGGCGCACGTCATCTACCCCAAGGTGGACAAGCATCCCGCCGGTTTTTCACGCCGCTGGGTCGGCGAGATCCTGCGCGACCGCCTGCATTACGATGGCGTGGTGTTTTCCGACGACCTGACCATGGAAGGCGCGTCGGTGGCCGGCGATATCCTGGCGCGCGCCGAGGCCGCGCTGCACGCCGGCTGCGATATGGTCCTGGTCTGCAACCGGCCCGACCTGGCCGACGAACTGCTGGAGCGCCTGTCGTGGGAGCCCGATGAGCGGTCCGTCGAACGCATCCGCCACCTCATGCCCCGTTTCCGCGCCCCGCGTTGGGACGCCCTGCAAGCCGAACGCCGTTACCAGCATGCCCGAAGCAGCCTTCAATCTGAAATCGTTTCTGGCTGA
- a CDS encoding phosphotransferase, producing MPPSDFPVPPAIGILAAQARPVPLSWARDLAVEAYGLDAELTPLSGERDANFFARASDGQDYMLKISHPSEPEVASDFQTQALLHIARADPGLPVQRIVPALDRSASLRRPAPDGLPRVVRLIRYLPGLPMPKTARTASQRAAVAAMLARTDLALAGLRHPARELQLPWDLQRADAVAELLDHVPDAGRRALARDALRDYVRDAQPGLAGLRRQPIHNDFNLYNLLVDEADHDRIVGILDFGDMMHAPMVNDLAVAASYQVDESGDALAAIVGFAAAYHAVLPLTPAEIDVLYPLIRARLAMVVAISGWRAARNPANADYLLRNNAISWARLARCATLPPARVRDALRDALPGRSQPLTEPQ from the coding sequence ATGCCGCCTTCCGATTTTCCAGTGCCGCCCGCCATCGGCATTCTCGCCGCGCAAGCGCGCCCGGTGCCGCTTTCCTGGGCGCGCGACCTGGCCGTCGAGGCCTATGGCCTGGACGCGGAACTGACGCCGCTCTCCGGCGAGCGCGACGCCAATTTCTTCGCGCGCGCGAGCGACGGCCAGGACTATATGCTGAAGATCTCGCATCCGTCCGAGCCGGAGGTCGCCTCCGACTTCCAGACGCAGGCGCTGCTGCACATCGCCCGCGCCGATCCCGGCCTGCCCGTGCAGCGCATCGTGCCGGCCCTGGACCGGTCTGCCTCGCTGCGCAGGCCGGCGCCCGACGGGCTGCCGCGCGTGGTGCGCCTGATCCGCTACCTGCCCGGGCTGCCGATGCCGAAGACCGCGCGCACCGCCAGCCAGCGCGCGGCCGTCGCCGCCATGCTGGCGCGCACCGACCTCGCCCTCGCGGGCCTGCGCCATCCGGCGCGCGAGCTGCAACTGCCCTGGGACCTGCAACGCGCCGACGCCGTGGCGGAGCTGCTGGACCACGTGCCGGACGCCGGCCGGCGCGCGCTGGCGCGAGACGCCCTGCGCGACTACGTCCGCGACGCCCAGCCCGGCCTGGCCGGCCTGCGGCGGCAGCCCATCCACAACGATTTCAATCTCTACAACCTGCTGGTCGACGAGGCGGACCACGACCGGATCGTCGGCATACTGGACTTCGGCGACATGATGCACGCGCCCATGGTCAACGACCTCGCCGTCGCCGCCTCCTACCAGGTCGACGAAAGCGGCGACGCCCTGGCCGCCATCGTGGGCTTCGCGGCGGCCTACCATGCCGTGCTGCCGCTGACGCCCGCGGAAATCGACGTCCTCTATCCGCTGATCCGCGCGCGCCTGGCCATGGTGGTGGCCATCAGCGGCTGGCGCGCGGCCCGCAACCCGGCGAACGCCGATTACCTGCTGCGCAACAACGCGATTTCCTGGGCCCGTCTGGCCCGTTGCGCCACGCTGCCGCCCGCGCGGGTCCGCGACGCGCTGCGCGACGCCCTGCCGGGACGATCCCAACCCCTGACGGAGCCGCAATGA
- a CDS encoding histone deacetylase family protein, which produces MKVVYSDRHQGHDPQQFIVRGRMKRSNEQPERALRLLEAARGQGHDVVEPDDYGAAPRAAIHTPQFLRFLETAWQRWRELPDASEEVTPNIYPFPGQPCTYPDSVVGQAGYHMGDNACSIGPHTWEAATASAHAATHAAHLVMEGERVAYALCRPPGHHAYADRANGFCYLNNVAIAAQYLRQRHARVAVLDIDVHHGNGTQGIFWRRPDVLTISLHGDPRVFTPFFVGHAHERGEGDGLGCNINYPLARGTRLPAYMQALEDACLNIQAYAPGALVVALGLDAHEKDPYQALAISTEGFADILGRIARLNLPTVLVQEGGYLSEDLGPNLASALRGYTQAL; this is translated from the coding sequence ATGAAGGTTGTCTACAGCGATCGCCACCAAGGACACGACCCGCAGCAATTCATCGTGCGCGGCCGCATGAAACGCAGCAACGAGCAGCCCGAACGCGCCCTGCGCCTGCTGGAGGCCGCGCGCGGCCAGGGCCACGACGTCGTCGAACCCGACGACTACGGCGCCGCGCCGCGCGCGGCCATCCATACGCCGCAGTTCCTGCGCTTCCTGGAAACCGCGTGGCAGCGCTGGCGGGAACTGCCCGACGCCTCCGAGGAAGTCACGCCCAACATCTACCCCTTCCCGGGCCAGCCCTGCACCTACCCCGACAGCGTGGTCGGCCAGGCCGGCTACCACATGGGCGACAACGCCTGCAGCATCGGCCCGCACACCTGGGAAGCCGCCACGGCGTCGGCCCATGCCGCCACGCATGCCGCGCACCTGGTCATGGAGGGCGAGCGCGTGGCGTACGCGCTATGCCGGCCGCCCGGGCATCACGCCTATGCCGACCGCGCCAATGGGTTCTGCTACCTGAACAACGTGGCCATCGCCGCCCAATACCTGCGCCAACGCCACGCGCGCGTCGCGGTGCTGGACATCGACGTCCACCACGGCAACGGCACCCAGGGCATCTTCTGGCGGCGTCCGGACGTGCTGACGATCTCGCTGCACGGCGACCCGCGCGTCTTCACGCCCTTCTTCGTCGGCCACGCGCACGAGCGCGGCGAAGGCGACGGCCTGGGCTGCAACATCAACTATCCGCTGGCGCGCGGCACCCGCCTGCCGGCCTATATGCAAGCACTGGAAGACGCCTGCCTGAACATCCAGGCCTATGCGCCCGGCGCGCTGGTGGTGGCGCTGGGCCTGGACGCCCACGAAAAGGATCCCTACCAGGCCCTGGCGATCTCCACCGAGGGCTTTGCCGACATCCTCGGCCGCATCGCGCGCCTGAACCTGCCGACGGTGCTGGTGCAGGAGGGCGGCTACCTGTCGGAAGACCTCGGCCCCAACCTGGCGAGCGCCTTGCGCGGCTACACCCAGGCCCTCTGA
- a CDS encoding 2-hydroxyacid dehydrogenase, whose product MSSTLPSSPGAAAARPRIALLSSKIDMAYLVPAFAEVYPQAELVLDPGPGDRESIVAAVCWAPRHGELAALPNLRLIQSIGAGIDHIASDPDLPDVPLCRIVDDDMGAGMAAYVCWAVTHRQRHMQDYADSAAAGRWEEQPIVSPRDHRVGIAGMGELGARCALALRAIGYAVRGWSRGPKTGLPADIALFHGDAQRGDFLAGCDTLVCLLPATPETFGMFDARLFARLPRGAHFVNVGRGAHVVEDDLLRALDDGALGYATLDTFIQEPLPPDHRFWRHPRVRVTPHIATRTSATAIARQTRDNLEAVLQGRAGDVAVTPGKGY is encoded by the coding sequence ATGAGCAGCACCCTGCCCTCCTCTCCCGGCGCCGCCGCGGCGCGCCCCCGCATCGCCCTGTTGAGCAGCAAGATCGACATGGCGTATCTGGTCCCGGCGTTCGCCGAGGTCTACCCGCAGGCCGAGCTGGTGCTGGATCCCGGCCCCGGCGACCGCGAAAGCATCGTCGCGGCGGTATGCTGGGCGCCGCGCCACGGCGAACTGGCCGCCCTGCCCAATCTCAGGCTGATCCAGTCCATCGGCGCCGGCATCGACCACATCGCCAGCGATCCCGACCTGCCGGACGTCCCCTTGTGCCGCATCGTCGACGACGACATGGGCGCGGGCATGGCCGCCTACGTCTGCTGGGCCGTCACGCATCGCCAGCGCCACATGCAGGACTATGCGGACAGCGCCGCGGCCGGCCGCTGGGAAGAACAGCCCATCGTCTCGCCGCGCGACCATCGCGTCGGCATCGCCGGCATGGGCGAACTGGGCGCGCGCTGCGCCCTGGCCCTGCGCGCCATCGGCTATGCCGTGCGCGGCTGGAGCCGCGGGCCGAAGACCGGCCTGCCCGCGGACATCGCGCTATTCCACGGCGACGCCCAACGCGGGGACTTCCTGGCGGGATGCGATACGCTCGTGTGCCTGCTGCCCGCCACGCCCGAGACCTTCGGCATGTTCGACGCGCGCCTGTTCGCGCGGTTGCCGCGCGGCGCGCATTTCGTCAACGTGGGCCGCGGCGCCCACGTGGTGGAAGACGACCTGCTGCGGGCGCTGGACGACGGCGCGCTGGGCTACGCCACGCTGGACACCTTCATCCAAGAGCCCTTGCCCCCCGATCACCGCTTCTGGCGCCACCCGCGCGTGCGGGTGACGCCGCACATCGCCACGCGCACGTCGGCCACGGCGATCGCGCGCCAGACCCGCGATAATCTGGAAGCAGTGTTGCAAGGCCGGGCGGGCGACGTCGCGGTCACACCAGGAAAGGGCTATTGA
- the uvrC gene encoding excinuclease ABC subunit UvrC: MPEAAFNLKSFLADLPHLPGVYRHIDADGQVMYVGKARDLKKRVSSYFQKTLSSPRIAQMVSKVALVEVTVTRSEAEALLLENNLIKSLRPRYNILFRDDKSYPYLWITGHQWPRIAYYRGATNKRGQFFGPFPNAWAVRETIQILQKVFRLRTCEDTVFANRSRPCLLNQIGRCSAPCVDAVPAEEYARDVDRAGRFLNGQAKEVMDEIEARMLRASEALEFERAAVLRDQMGSLARVLHQQTMEDAGGEDSDIIAVAVAGGRVCVNLAMVRGGRHLGDKPFFPTHAEGEAAADVLEAFVGQHYTDNKLPPVLVCSHALPDAELVDLLAEQSGARVRVLTRPQGVRRSWLEQAVRNAEMALARALTESGARAARTLALAEALDLDTDEAALDALRVECFDISHTAGEATQASCVVFEHHEMQPSLYRRYNIAGITPGDDYAAMRQVLTRRFAKVADGEAELPGLVLIDGGKGQVEVARQVFAELGLDIHVLVGVAKGEGRKVGLETLIFADERPPVALGAESAALMLIAQVRDEAHRFAITGMRARRAKARNVSRLEEIEGVGARRRQRLLARFGGFSGVSRASIEDLASVDGISQDLAERIYDALH, from the coding sequence ATGCCCGAAGCAGCCTTCAATCTGAAATCGTTTCTGGCTGATCTGCCGCATCTGCCGGGCGTGTACCGGCACATCGACGCGGACGGCCAGGTCATGTACGTCGGCAAGGCGCGCGACCTCAAGAAGCGCGTCTCGTCCTATTTCCAGAAGACGCTGAGCAGCCCGCGCATCGCGCAGATGGTGTCCAAGGTCGCGCTGGTCGAGGTGACGGTGACCCGTTCCGAGGCCGAGGCGCTGCTGCTGGAAAACAATCTCATCAAGAGCCTGCGGCCGCGCTACAACATCCTGTTCCGCGACGACAAGTCCTATCCCTATCTGTGGATCACGGGACACCAATGGCCGCGCATCGCCTATTACCGCGGCGCGACCAACAAGCGCGGCCAGTTCTTCGGCCCTTTCCCGAACGCCTGGGCCGTGCGCGAGACCATACAGATCCTGCAGAAGGTGTTCCGCCTGCGCACCTGCGAGGACACGGTCTTCGCCAACCGCTCGCGCCCCTGCCTGCTGAACCAGATCGGCCGCTGCTCGGCGCCCTGTGTGGACGCGGTGCCGGCCGAGGAGTACGCGCGGGACGTCGATCGCGCGGGACGCTTCCTCAATGGCCAGGCCAAGGAAGTGATGGACGAGATCGAGGCGCGCATGCTGCGGGCCTCCGAGGCGCTGGAGTTCGAGCGGGCCGCCGTCCTGCGCGACCAGATGGGCTCGCTGGCGCGCGTGCTGCACCAGCAGACCATGGAAGACGCGGGGGGAGAGGACAGCGACATCATCGCCGTGGCGGTGGCCGGCGGGCGCGTGTGCGTCAACCTGGCCATGGTGCGCGGCGGCCGCCACCTGGGCGACAAGCCCTTTTTCCCCACCCATGCCGAAGGCGAGGCGGCGGCCGACGTCCTGGAGGCCTTCGTCGGCCAGCATTACACGGACAACAAGCTGCCGCCGGTGCTGGTCTGTTCGCACGCCTTGCCGGATGCGGAGCTGGTCGACCTGTTGGCCGAGCAGTCCGGCGCCCGCGTCCGCGTGCTGACCCGGCCGCAAGGCGTGCGGCGGTCCTGGCTGGAACAGGCGGTACGCAACGCGGAGATGGCCCTGGCGCGCGCGCTCACCGAATCCGGCGCCCGCGCCGCGCGCACCCTGGCGCTGGCCGAGGCGCTGGACCTGGACACCGACGAGGCCGCGCTGGATGCCTTGCGCGTCGAATGCTTCGACATCAGCCACACGGCGGGCGAGGCGACGCAGGCGTCCTGCGTGGTGTTCGAGCATCACGAGATGCAGCCCTCGCTTTACCGCCGCTACAACATCGCCGGCATCACCCCGGGCGACGACTATGCGGCGATGCGCCAGGTGCTGACGCGCCGTTTCGCCAAGGTCGCCGACGGCGAGGCCGAATTGCCCGGCCTGGTGCTGATCGATGGAGGCAAGGGGCAGGTGGAAGTGGCGCGGCAGGTCTTCGCCGAACTGGGGCTGGATATCCACGTGCTGGTCGGCGTGGCCAAGGGGGAAGGGCGCAAGGTGGGGCTGGAGACGCTCATCTTCGCCGACGAGCGGCCGCCGGTGGCGCTGGGCGCGGAGTCGGCGGCGCTGATGCTGATCGCCCAGGTGCGGGACGAGGCGCACCGTTTCGCCATTACCGGCATGCGGGCGCGGCGGGCCAAGGCGCGCAACGTGTCCCGGCTGGAGGAAATCGAGGGCGTCGGCGCGCGGCGGCGGCAGCGGCTGCTGGCGCGGTTCGGCGGCTTCTCCGGCGTGTCCCGGGCCAGCATCGAGGACCTGGCCTCCGTCGACGGTATTTCGCAGGACCTGGCGGAACGCATCTACGACGCCCTGCATTGA
- a CDS encoding GntR family transcriptional regulator gives MTAIATMQTDAPAAAWDFTAISSTHLVDEVEAQLIHAIAAGIIPPGGRIVEAELARRMGISRAPVREAARRLERQGIVVARPRRGFVVRTISAKEIDDLYQVRLHMEIQAIELACDRADEAGMQRLQDALGRMVAEAGTAPQTQRVMRDLEFHTLICELSGNSYLLKLFINMRTELLMIMALIELAYQDPQLVAETHQPIVDCIRNRNARAAVAAMRVHLEDARKHVRALYAEKHGEKTVRQSRRSTQRTGTP, from the coding sequence ATGACCGCAATCGCAACCATGCAAACGGACGCCCCGGCGGCGGCATGGGACTTCACGGCCATTTCGTCGACGCACCTGGTCGACGAGGTGGAGGCGCAACTCATCCACGCCATCGCCGCCGGCATCATCCCGCCCGGCGGACGCATCGTCGAGGCCGAGCTGGCGCGCCGCATGGGCATCAGCCGCGCGCCGGTGCGCGAGGCCGCGCGGCGGTTGGAGCGCCAGGGCATCGTGGTGGCGCGGCCGCGCCGGGGCTTCGTCGTGCGCACCATCAGCGCCAAGGAGATCGACGATCTCTACCAGGTGCGGCTGCACATGGAGATCCAGGCCATCGAACTGGCGTGCGACCGGGCCGACGAAGCCGGCATGCAGCGCCTGCAGGACGCGCTGGGCCGCATGGTGGCCGAGGCCGGCACCGCGCCGCAGACCCAGCGCGTCATGCGCGACCTGGAGTTCCACACGCTGATCTGCGAACTTTCGGGCAACAGCTACCTGCTCAAGCTGTTCATCAATATGCGCACCGAGCTGCTGATGATCATGGCCCTGATCGAACTGGCCTACCAGGATCCCCAGCTCGTCGCCGAGACCCACCAGCCCATCGTCGATTGCATCCGCAACCGCAATGCCCGCGCCGCCGTCGCCGCGATGCGCGTGCACCTGGAGGACGCGCGCAAGCACGTGCGCGCGCTCTATGCCGAAAAGCACGGCGAGAAAACCGTGCGCCAGTCCCGCAGGTCCACCCAACGCACAGGAACGCCATGA
- a CDS encoding ABC transporter permease, producing MSKGSNNGFWRRFRRNKGAMAGMVVLVLAAGLALFGPLLAPDNPWDMVQMPFMAPGSAPGVVMGTDTLGRDILSGVIYGARISLLIGVVSTVVSLLIGVTIGAIAGYFGRWVDATLMRFTELFQCVPNFALAIVLVAIFQPSVKSIIIAIAVVSWPPVARLVRGEFLTLRQRDFVSAAQLAGESTPRIILTQILPNATSPIVVMASLMVATAILLESSLSFMGLGDPNEMSWGYMVGAARTVMQQAWWMAVFPGMAVLLTVLALNLVGEGLNDGLNARLDGRNR from the coding sequence CATGGCAGGCATGGTGGTCCTGGTCCTGGCCGCCGGGCTGGCGCTGTTCGGCCCGCTGCTGGCGCCGGACAATCCCTGGGACATGGTGCAGATGCCCTTCATGGCGCCGGGCTCGGCCCCGGGCGTGGTGATGGGCACGGACACGCTGGGCCGCGACATCCTGTCCGGCGTGATCTACGGCGCCCGCATCTCGCTGCTGATCGGCGTGGTGTCGACCGTGGTGTCGCTGCTGATCGGCGTGACCATCGGCGCCATCGCGGGCTACTTCGGCCGCTGGGTCGACGCCACGCTGATGCGCTTCACCGAACTGTTCCAGTGCGTTCCGAACTTCGCCCTGGCCATCGTGCTGGTCGCCATCTTCCAGCCCTCGGTGAAGTCCATCATCATCGCCATCGCGGTGGTCTCCTGGCCGCCGGTGGCGCGGCTGGTGCGCGGCGAGTTCCTGACGCTGCGCCAGCGCGACTTCGTCTCGGCCGCGCAACTGGCCGGCGAGTCCACGCCGCGCATCATCCTTACCCAGATCCTGCCCAACGCCACCTCGCCCATCGTGGTCATGGCCTCGCTGATGGTGGCCACCGCCATCCTGCTCGAATCCAGCCTGAGCTTCATGGGGCTGGGCGACCCCAACGAGATGAGCTGGGGCTATATGGTGGGCGCGGCGCGCACCGTCATGCAGCAGGCCTGGTGGATGGCGGTCTTTCCCGGCATGGCGGTGCTGTTGACGGTGCTCGCCCTGAACCTGGTCGGCGAAGGCCTGAACGACGGCCTGAACGCGCGGCTGGACGGGAGGAACCGATGA
- a CDS encoding ABC transporter ATP-binding protein — MNAGNSTTITATGAPAKPVLEVRNLSIRLPAGGDRELAVRDVSFTLMPGQTLCVVGESGSGKSMIANAVMGLLPRPNVEPVAGEIRFDGQDLLGLTESQLRELRGRRIGMVFQEPMSALNPVMRIGVQLGELLDAHVKLPAAEKRRRILDALADVGLPEPAALIDSYPFRLSGGQRQRVMIACALLLEPALLIADEPTTALDVTTQAQILVLMRELQRRRGTAVLFITHDFGVVSEIADDVVVMQSGNLVEAGPAARVLTQPGHEYTRKLIAAIPRGAMRESGAEPDPLHVLQIQDLQKTYTTGGGLFHHGRKVQAAKDVNLVLRRGQTLGVVGESGSGKSTLGRCIAGLLPYDGGRIFFKGQHLLSGRRFRELSRGKIQMVFQDPYASLNPRHRVGAAIASGPIAQGLSKAQAWARAIELLGLVGLGADAADRYPHEFSGGQRQRIGIARALAMEPELLVADEPVSALDVSVQAQVLDLFAQVRERFRLSMVFITHDLRVAGEMCDEIAVMQRGEIVEYGKTAQVLGDPRHPYTRKLIDAVPKLARDEQTQRHIA, encoded by the coding sequence ATGAACGCCGGCAATTCGACGACGATAACGGCAACGGGGGCGCCCGCCAAGCCGGTGCTGGAAGTCAGGAATCTCAGCATCCGCCTGCCCGCGGGCGGCGACCGCGAACTGGCGGTGCGCGACGTGTCCTTCACCCTGATGCCGGGCCAGACCCTGTGCGTGGTCGGGGAATCGGGCTCCGGCAAGTCCATGATCGCCAACGCGGTGATGGGCCTGCTGCCGCGCCCCAACGTGGAGCCGGTGGCCGGCGAAATCCGCTTCGACGGCCAGGACCTGCTGGGCCTGACCGAAAGCCAGTTGCGCGAGCTGCGCGGCCGGCGCATCGGCATGGTGTTCCAGGAACCGATGTCCGCCCTGAACCCGGTCATGCGCATCGGCGTGCAACTGGGCGAATTGCTGGACGCGCACGTGAAGCTGCCGGCCGCGGAGAAACGCCGGCGCATCCTGGACGCCCTGGCCGACGTCGGCCTGCCGGAGCCGGCGGCCCTGATCGACAGCTATCCCTTCCGCCTGTCCGGCGGCCAGCGCCAGCGCGTCATGATCGCCTGCGCCCTGCTGCTGGAGCCCGCGCTGCTGATCGCCGACGAACCGACCACGGCGCTGGACGTGACCACCCAGGCGCAGATCCTGGTGCTGATGCGGGAATTGCAGCGGCGCCGCGGGACGGCGGTGCTGTTCATCACCCACGACTTCGGCGTGGTCTCGGAAATCGCCGACGACGTCGTCGTCATGCAAAGCGGCAACCTGGTGGAAGCCGGCCCCGCCGCGCGGGTGCTGACGCAGCCCGGCCATGAATACACCCGCAAACTGATCGCCGCCATTCCGCGCGGCGCCATGCGGGAATCCGGGGCCGAGCCCGATCCGCTGCACGTGCTGCAGATCCAGGATCTGCAGAAGACCTACACGACCGGCGGCGGCCTGTTCCATCACGGCCGCAAGGTCCAGGCCGCCAAGGACGTCAATCTCGTCCTGCGGCGCGGCCAGACGCTGGGCGTGGTGGGCGAATCCGGCTCCGGCAAGTCCACGCTGGGCCGCTGCATCGCCGGGCTGCTGCCCTACGACGGCGGCCGCATCTTCTTCAAGGGCCAGCACCTGCTCTCCGGCCGGCGCTTCCGCGAGCTGTCGCGCGGCAAGATACAGATGGTCTTCCAGGATCCCTATGCCTCGCTGAACCCGCGCCATCGCGTCGGCGCGGCCATCGCATCGGGCCCCATCGCCCAGGGGCTGTCCAAGGCGCAGGCCTGGGCCCGCGCCATCGAACTGCTGGGCCTGGTCGGCCTGGGAGCGGACGCGGCGGACCGCTATCCGCACGAGTTCTCGGGCGGCCAGCGCCAGCGCATCGGCATCGCCCGTGCCCTGGCCATGGAACCGGAATTGCTGGTGGCCGACGAACCCGTGTCGGCGCTGGACGTATCGGTGCAGGCCCAGGTCCTGGACCTGTTCGCACAGGTCCGCGAACGCTTCCGGCTGTCCATGGTCTTCATCACCCACGACCTGCGCGTGGCCGGCGAAATGTGCGACGAGATCGCCGTCATGCAGCGCGGGGAAATCGTCGAGTACGGCAAGACGGCCCAGGTCCTCGGCGATCCCCGCCATCCCTACACCCGCAAGCTCATCGACGCCGTGCCCAAGCTGGCGCGCGATGAACAGACGCAACGCCATATCGCATGA